One genomic segment of Rubripirellula amarantea includes these proteins:
- a CDS encoding M48 family metallopeptidase, translating into MNRDTAVDFKGVPDREDLLNQLQQANQYTWLWIVIRLAAIAALIALISWQQVVFAPIVSVTACLVILGPFMMELAQIWGKHKKRLEDVKESTRFGDLDKHSLRSLYQNVLKRLQLPDDHLPVYITNDKSLNAGALRLGRLFGGLNGIYLNRQVLHKLQGEEVQAIMGHELGHYYKFNVAGDRFRLLTLVLGALVGVYAVQIIQLDGFLGFIVMSGVSGFFWYISSLDRVRHGQAIEYLCDDFGAQVNGIEASISGLLKVGLDSETRFLIELELMAVNADNELLTPQEISQAIEKATPYGHTPEPELYDSIRLELRRKAKANQQASISGFIKYMWESDRDDEDLKEELQARAKAVNQIDRMDWETVWQDHEHSPLHLDQVERLVQMIAESPKKSLFRIPESLSSDGIHPPMKLRILYLWKNRNSPTKL; encoded by the coding sequence GTGAACCGCGATACTGCCGTCGACTTCAAAGGGGTACCGGATCGAGAGGACTTGCTCAATCAATTGCAGCAGGCCAATCAATACACGTGGTTGTGGATCGTCATCCGCTTGGCCGCGATTGCTGCACTGATTGCGTTAATCTCATGGCAACAAGTCGTGTTCGCGCCCATCGTTTCAGTGACCGCCTGTCTGGTCATCTTAGGGCCTTTCATGATGGAATTGGCGCAGATTTGGGGTAAGCACAAGAAGCGGCTTGAAGACGTCAAAGAGTCGACTCGTTTTGGCGATTTGGACAAACACAGTCTAAGGTCGTTGTATCAGAACGTTCTCAAACGGTTACAGTTGCCCGATGACCATTTGCCGGTCTACATCACCAACGACAAATCGCTTAATGCGGGAGCACTGCGTCTAGGGCGGCTCTTTGGCGGGCTCAACGGTATCTACCTCAATCGCCAAGTGCTGCACAAATTGCAGGGAGAAGAAGTGCAAGCGATCATGGGGCATGAACTCGGGCACTATTACAAGTTCAATGTCGCGGGCGATCGGTTTCGTTTATTGACCCTCGTGCTGGGCGCCTTGGTCGGCGTGTATGCGGTGCAAATCATCCAGCTCGATGGGTTCTTGGGATTCATCGTGATGTCGGGCGTCAGCGGATTCTTTTGGTACATCAGCAGCCTGGATCGTGTGCGTCACGGCCAAGCCATCGAGTATTTATGCGATGACTTCGGAGCTCAGGTCAATGGTATCGAAGCATCAATCAGTGGTTTGTTAAAGGTTGGTCTCGATTCCGAGACACGATTCCTAATCGAATTGGAATTGATGGCTGTCAACGCAGATAACGAGTTGCTGACACCGCAAGAGATTTCTCAGGCGATTGAAAAAGCGACACCGTACGGTCACACACCCGAACCTGAACTGTACGACTCAATACGACTTGAATTGCGGAGGAAGGCAAAGGCCAATCAGCAGGCGTCGATCTCGGGCTTCATCAAGTACATGTGGGAAAGTGACCGAGACGACGAGGACTTGAAGGAAGAACTGCAAGCAAGAGCAAAAGCAGTTAACCAAATTGACCGAATGGATTGGGAAACTGTTTGGCAGGATCACGAACACTCGCCACTGCATCTTGATCAAGTGGAACGTCTGGTTCAGATGATTGCCGAGTCACCGAAGAAGTCGCTGTTCCGAATACCCGAATCGCTAAGTAGCGATGGCATCCATCCGCCAATGAAGTTGCGGATCTTGTATCTGTGGAAAAACCGCAACAGTCCCACCAAGCTTTGA